The following proteins are encoded in a genomic region of Dioscorea cayenensis subsp. rotundata cultivar TDr96_F1 chromosome 8, TDr96_F1_v2_PseudoChromosome.rev07_lg8_w22 25.fasta, whole genome shotgun sequence:
- the LOC120267949 gene encoding binding partner of ACD11 1 isoform X2, with translation MQTRTVEVRNISDLASEREIREFFSFSGEIDHIEMRCDSGASRCKAFVTFKDPKALEIALLLSGATIVDQIVSIRPVQNYNPDVEEQVVVSQGTSDYSDVNCLPSTELQSSSSGGGRIYVSKAQEVVSGVLAKGSALGQDAMNRARAFDEKHQLRANASAKAISFDRRVGLSEKITVGFSVVNEKVKSVDQKLHVSDKTMAALIVAERKLNDTGSAVKTNSISNWN, from the exons ATGCAG ACTAGGACGGTTGAAGTGCGGAACATCTCGGATCTGGCAAGCGAGAGAGAGATCCGGGAGTTCTTCTCTTTCTCCGGCGAAATCGACCACATTGAGATGCGATG TGATTCTGGGGCTTCGAGATGCAAGGCGTTCGTTACTTTCAAAGATCCGAAAGCTCTCGAGATCGCACTGCTTCTCTCG GGAGCTACAATTGTAGACCAGATAGTGAGCATAAGACCTGTTCAGAATTACAACCCTGATGTTGAGGAG CAAGTTGTTGTATCCCAGGGGACAAGTGATTATTCTGATGTGAACTGTTTGCCAAGTACTGAG CTCCAAAGTAGTTCCTCTGGTGGTGGGCGGATATATGTAAGCAAGGCTCAAGAAGTTGTGTCAGGTGTGCTAGCAAAGGGCTCAGCCCTTGGCCAAGATGCAATGAACAGAGCCAGAGCATTTGATGAAAAGCATCAGTTAAGAGCAAATGCCTCTGCAAAGGCCATTTCTTTTGATAGAAGGGTTGGGCTCTCTGAGAAGATAACTGTTGGCTTTTCTGTTGTCAATGAAAAAGTCAAGTCAGTGGATCAAAAGCTACATGTGTCTGATAAAACAATGGCAGCTCTAATTGTGGCAGAGAGGAAATTAAATGATACAGGTTCAGCTGTGAAAACAAACAG CATTTCAAATTGGAACTGA
- the LOC120267949 gene encoding binding partner of ACD11 1 isoform X1, translating into MQTRTVEVRNISDLASEREIREFFSFSGEIDHIEMRCDSGASRCKAFVTFKDPKALEIALLLSGATIVDQIVSIRPVQNYNPDVEEQVVVSQGTSDYSDVNCLPSTELQSSSSGGGRIYVSKAQEVVSGVLAKGSALGQDAMNRARAFDEKHQLRANASAKAISFDRRVGLSEKITVGFSVVNEKVKSVDQKLHVSDKTMAALIVAERKLNDTGSAVKTNRYVTAGTAWLNGAFSKVAKAGYVAGTRTREKFQLAVSNLTAKDPVIAA; encoded by the exons ATGCAG ACTAGGACGGTTGAAGTGCGGAACATCTCGGATCTGGCAAGCGAGAGAGAGATCCGGGAGTTCTTCTCTTTCTCCGGCGAAATCGACCACATTGAGATGCGATG TGATTCTGGGGCTTCGAGATGCAAGGCGTTCGTTACTTTCAAAGATCCGAAAGCTCTCGAGATCGCACTGCTTCTCTCG GGAGCTACAATTGTAGACCAGATAGTGAGCATAAGACCTGTTCAGAATTACAACCCTGATGTTGAGGAG CAAGTTGTTGTATCCCAGGGGACAAGTGATTATTCTGATGTGAACTGTTTGCCAAGTACTGAG CTCCAAAGTAGTTCCTCTGGTGGTGGGCGGATATATGTAAGCAAGGCTCAAGAAGTTGTGTCAGGTGTGCTAGCAAAGGGCTCAGCCCTTGGCCAAGATGCAATGAACAGAGCCAGAGCATTTGATGAAAAGCATCAGTTAAGAGCAAATGCCTCTGCAAAGGCCATTTCTTTTGATAGAAGGGTTGGGCTCTCTGAGAAGATAACTGTTGGCTTTTCTGTTGTCAATGAAAAAGTCAAGTCAGTGGATCAAAAGCTACATGTGTCTGATAAAACAATGGCAGCTCTAATTGTGGCAGAGAGGAAATTAAATGATACAGGTTCAGCTGTGAAAACAAACAG GTATGTCACTGCTGGAACAGCTTGGCTCAATGGTGCTTTCAGCAAGGTGGCCAAGGCTGGCTATGTGGCTGGTACCAGAACCAGAGAGAAGTTCCAATTGGCAGTATCCAACTTGACAGCAAAG GATCCTGTCATTGCTGCATGA
- the LOC120267949 gene encoding binding partner of ACD11 1 isoform X3, producing the protein MQTRTVEVRNISDLASEREIREFFSFSGEIDHIEMRCDSGASRCKAFVTFKDPKALEIALLLSGATIVDQIVSIRPVQNYNPDVEEQVVVSQGTSDYSDVNCLPSTELQSSSSGGGRIYVSKAQEVVSGVLAKGSALGQDAMNRARAFDEKHQLRANASAKAISFDRRVGLSEKITVGFSVVNEKVKSVDQKLHVSDKTMAALIVAERKLNDTGSAVKTNSG; encoded by the exons ATGCAG ACTAGGACGGTTGAAGTGCGGAACATCTCGGATCTGGCAAGCGAGAGAGAGATCCGGGAGTTCTTCTCTTTCTCCGGCGAAATCGACCACATTGAGATGCGATG TGATTCTGGGGCTTCGAGATGCAAGGCGTTCGTTACTTTCAAAGATCCGAAAGCTCTCGAGATCGCACTGCTTCTCTCG GGAGCTACAATTGTAGACCAGATAGTGAGCATAAGACCTGTTCAGAATTACAACCCTGATGTTGAGGAG CAAGTTGTTGTATCCCAGGGGACAAGTGATTATTCTGATGTGAACTGTTTGCCAAGTACTGAG CTCCAAAGTAGTTCCTCTGGTGGTGGGCGGATATATGTAAGCAAGGCTCAAGAAGTTGTGTCAGGTGTGCTAGCAAAGGGCTCAGCCCTTGGCCAAGATGCAATGAACAGAGCCAGAGCATTTGATGAAAAGCATCAGTTAAGAGCAAATGCCTCTGCAAAGGCCATTTCTTTTGATAGAAGGGTTGGGCTCTCTGAGAAGATAACTGTTGGCTTTTCTGTTGTCAATGAAAAAGTCAAGTCAGTGGATCAAAAGCTACATGTGTCTGATAAAACAATGGCAGCTCTAATTGTGGCAGAGAGGAAATTAAATGATACAGGTTCAGCTGTGAAAACAAACAG TGGATGA